The genome window CCTGAAGAACCAGTCCGAGGCCAAGAAGGCCGGCAAGCCCATGGCGGGCCGGCCTGCTCCCGCCGGCAAGAAGCCGGGCGGCGACTGAGAGAGGCGAGTCATGGCGATCGGCCAGAACATCGACGCCCAGAAGCTGCTGCAGAAATTCGAGCGGATGCCCGCGCCCATGCGCAGCGCCGTGCTCGGCGCGATCGCGCTGGCAGTCATCGGCCTGTACATGGTGCTGTTCTTCGGTTCGAACCAGGCCCAGCTCCGCACCCTGCAGACGCGCCACGCGAAGGTCGAGCAGGACATCTCGGCCGCCAAGGCGGTCGCGAACAACCTCGACGCCTTCAAGCGCAAGCGCGAGGAGCTGGGCCAGCAGCTCCAGGCCGCGCTCGAGAAGCTGCCCGAGTCGAGTGACCTGCCCGCGCTGCTCACGAACATCTCGACGCTGGGCAAGAAGTCGGGGCTGGAGATCCAGACCTTCAAGCAGGGCAAGAAGATCGACCGCGGCTTCTACTCGGAGCAGCAGATCGAGCTGCAGTTCACCGGCTTCTACCACGACATCGCGCTGTTCTTCGATCGGGTGGCAAGTCTCTCGCGCATCGTGAACCTGACCGAGCTCACGTTCGACGTGGAAAAGGACACCGGCGAGAGCCCGACGCTCAAGGTCAAGGGCATCGCGGCGACCTTCTACTTCAATGACTCGTCGAAGACCACGCCGGCCGCACCTGCGGCGGGCGCGGCGCCGGCGAAAGGAACCTGAGATGAGGCAGCTCCGTACCCTGCGCTGCGCGCTGGCCCTGGGCCTGGCCCTCGCCGTCTCGGCGTGCGGCAGCAAGGACAAGGTGGATCCGAACGCCAACAAGGCGGCGGTCGCGAAGCCTCAGAAGGCGGAGCCCGCCATGCCCGTCGCGGCGGCGTATCACTACGACCCGACGGACAAGACGGACCCGTTCAAGAGCTACATCCGCCGCGAAGTGACTCTGGAGAACGACTCGTCCTCGTCGCCGCTGGAACGCTTCGACCTGTCGCAGCTGATCGTCAT of Myxococcota bacterium contains these proteins:
- the pilO gene encoding type 4a pilus biogenesis protein PilO — translated: MAIGQNIDAQKLLQKFERMPAPMRSAVLGAIALAVIGLYMVLFFGSNQAQLRTLQTRHAKVEQDISAAKAVANNLDAFKRKREELGQQLQAALEKLPESSDLPALLTNISTLGKKSGLEIQTFKQGKKIDRGFYSEQQIELQFTGFYHDIALFFDRVASLSRIVNLTELTFDVEKDTGESPTLKVKGIAATFYFNDSSKTTPAAPAAGAAPAKGT
- a CDS encoding pilus assembly protein PilP, with product MRQLRTLRCALALGLALAVSACGSKDKVDPNANKAAVAKPQKAEPAMPVAAAYHYDPTDKTDPFKSYIRREVTLENDSSSSPLERFDLSQLIVMGIIWGVDEPRALIKDPTGKGYIVKAGTPIGKNKGRILRIEDNKVVVKETYLDHLDRATTKEVELELYANGRKDGA